TGAGGCTAAAGATAAGAAGAGCAATTTTTAGATGTAATGGATGATTTTGAAGAATAAATAATGCAaacaaataataagtaaatctAATAAAGTAGTATCACAAAAATTATTGACTGCAGAATACACAAAGTACATTAGCAGTTCTCTTGATGGGAAATGTTATGGTTATTTTTTACCTGCGACTGATTGCAAGATATTACATTTCAAAATGTAGGAATGAAATCTGGCAAATCCAAAgcacagggagacagacagacatggctGACCAGACTGATAACCACTTGGGGAACACATGGAGAGATGCCACGGACAACCCAACAAAGATTAGGCATACAGGAACTAACAAAAGTATCAAGCTTGTCATAATGCAAGGCTACCCGCTAACCATGAGGTGCTTAACACAgggtgacagtgtgtgtgtgtgtgtgtgtgtgtgtgtgtgtgtgtgtgtgtgtgtgtgtgtgtgtgtgtgtgtgtgtgtgtgtgtgtgtacatatgtatatgtatgtgagaTTCACTAGGGTAGTATAGTGAGGCTATGGCTgactgatggaaaaaaataaataaataaaataaaataaataaatcctcaAATAGTTTTAGCTAAAGAATTtccctaaaaaataaataaataaatatatatatataaataaataaataaataaataaataaataaataaataaataataataataataataacaacaataatcccttaaaatgaaaagaaaatctagtggCAGACAGAGGGACTGGCACCAGTTTCCTGAAGCAGTGTTAAGGCAGCAGTCTGGCTCTGTTCCTCAGGGCCTTGTGTGGGGCCAGAGCTAGCCTGTCcgttcctgctcctgctgctgctgctgctcacctgAGAGACACCTGCTGATGATGCTGATGCAGCCACTTGTCCTCTgtcaaccttcctcctcttcttgagtGTAATCCTTTTGCCTCTATGGTGTTTCAGCACATCAAAAGCACATCATAATGTTGTTAAGAAGACATTCAAACTAACTCCTTGGTTGTTGGCAAGGAATCTGTATGTTTTCAGACATCATATAACCATTCAAACTTTTCCACACAAACTCAAGATTTTCAATATTTAAATAAACTATTACCAAACAACTTCTTGGAAATGTTTTTCTATGGCAGACAAAGCACATGATGCACATTTCAGCGATGCTTTCAACACGCAGAACACACAATCACATGAACTTTTCAGATGCAAAAGAATCACTGATGACAAAAACTTTTCTGTTCTCACTTGGAAAGGTTTCACACACCAAATTTTTCACTTAAACATGATATTTTCAACACAACACTTATTTCATCATTCTCtgatttccaaaaataagttttaataatgataaataatgaaaataaatcaaataactgATAATAACAAGACATGGCCAAGTTTGAACTGGGTATAAATATCATCTCTTATCAACGAATGAGCTTCACAGTCAATATTTCACAGAGCACTACAGCCCGTCCAACCATCAAGTTGTCCTAATGCGCTTGGACTGTGACTGACCGAGGGTGTTATGGCGCTGGAATATGTACTTTATTTGAGAGAGATATGTGACAAGGTCCGTCGTGAATATCAGTGGCACTAGGTCAGGTGCCACAACACTGCCCCAAGCACTCATTAATGTGTTGACTTGGTGCCtgcaaagaaaagacaagacaacaTTAATCATATCACTCTATACATTGAAAAACTTGCACAGTGTATCACTCAAAGTTTCAATAGTGATTTTCTTGGCAATGAATGCTGTACTTGTGTTGAGGCAGGTGGGGCTCACCAGTTGGCTTTGTATACAGTGACGTTGAGGACATTCTGGAACACCTCGATGCACTCGGAGAGGGTGGCAGCTGGGAAGAAGTCCTTTATAACATCCTGGAGGGCCACCATGTTGAAATCTGATCCACTCTGGTGGGTGTACGCTGTCCTGTTGATGCACAGGACACCCTTCCCATCCATCACCATCTGAGGGAATCATTCACTAgctaaacaaaaacaggaatatgTTCCACATGAAACAAATACAATCTGTACTGGTACTAAACAACCAAATGCATAaacatgagaggaaaagaagtttTATGCTGTTTTCCAGAAGTTcatgatgaaaagaggaagaggcaaacCTTTCGAACTTTGTACGGAAGCTCTTGTCTGGTGGGGTCTGGCCTGAATGCTGGCGTGTCCACCAGTCGCTGCTTGTCCAGGCCATTTCTTCCCACACCCTTGTGACTAGACAGGTTGTCGGGCCGCAAGCCATTTGCCACTGGTATGAGGGGTGGAGGGGCTTTTGACAATGATTTTGAGCTGCTATTTGCTGAATTCTGTAATGCAAAAAGCACAGTATAAATTCCCTAGGAAGAGGTGCACAGATGACAGTGTGATGTTGATTAGCTGTGAGGCATTCCTCTTGTGGAATTGCAATGCATAATCCTggtatctttatcttttcatgttttcatcaGAATATGTCAAACTTACAACTGGCAATACTTTTGATATCAGATTTAGTATATGAGATTGAACATGAACATACCTTGTTGATAAATCATCTTAACCCTATTCCCTACACTTCTTCCATCATTTGTCCATGATTTTATAAGGAATTTTGCAATATGAAACCAGTGTTGAAACTAAAAGAAACTTACATGGTGCGCATTGGTTGACTGCCGGGTATTATAAGAATGCATAGTAGGGGTGCCAACATTGACTAACGAGTTTAACGTTGACTGGTTAAGCTGTGCTGTGTTATACCCTAACTGACGCAAAGTCGCATCAATGCTGCTACTCGATCTGCAAAGTTAGGGGACAAGATTAGGTGTTGGAGAAAGGAGACATCAGGAAGGGCAACTCAGGTGGAATGCAGAATGGATTATTAATCATGCAATACTTATTCATATCATGATACATAAGAAAGTACTATGTAATCAATTTGTGCACAGAATTAAATAAATTGCTTAAATGCAATAGAAAACTTTTTCTATATCAATGTGTAGAAACATAATCAACAAAAAATCTCCTCagtaaacaaaaccaaaaactTTGGCATACGCACAGACGACTACTGGAAGAGGTAGATGTTGAGGATACGTCACTAATGGTTGTTGATGATCGGACAAGTGGAGGTGGCCGCACCCCACTCTGGCTCGCCTGTCAGGATGTAAGGAGAGAACAACCCTCAGTGCTGCTTACTGTCACTGGTTACAAGTGACAAAACTCCTACAAAAGCTCCAAGTAACAATAGCTAGTATGTACACCCTGATGAAATTggtacccttcctctctccttccacacgTGCACAGTTAAATGAGCTGTGATTTTCAAACCAAGGCATTAAAAGCATTTGACCAGAGAAAATTTTATACTAACAACAATTTGATCTTTCACTTGTAATTATGAGACTTTTTTTTGTGGGTCACTCTGTATATATCAATCTTCATTCTTTGATCAATTTTTTTATCCTCAATTATTAAAAATTTTGTTCTTCATGAGTGTCAAGCCGGGCGCACATTGAGACGCAGGGCAGCGCAGAGCAGGGCAGCATAGGCGTGGTGCGCACATTGAGAAGCAGTCAGTTATCCTATGCAGGCCTGTGGTCATGGCTGTTGCTCAAGATTACCTGAGAAACCTTAGTTCAGAGTCTGACTCAGAAAATGAATTCGagaatattttgttattatatgACATTTGTAGGGGAAAGCCTATTATCTCAGTCATATATTTATGCTACTCGTATTTCAACGTTTGCTACCATACAACAATATACTCACCATCTTTGAATTGTAGAGGTGATGCAATCTTAGCCCATATCTCGTCTTTCAATGACCCTTTCATGTAATCAGGTTGGGTTGTATCGTAAAGGACTTTGTGTTGACGGGCAATCTCAATAAGTTCCTCAGTGGACGACATCATGTGGATACTGAGTATGCGCCGCACATGTGCAGAAAACTGCGTTTCAAAGATTGAGTGATGCAGGCCGAAACAAGTCTGCACCTGCACTGTGCTGCCCTGCGTGACAATGTGTACGCTTACATTTAAAATAGCGAGATACAGTTTTCTGCCTTGCTCTATGCTGCGTTGCCTGTGTCACCTGCGTCTCAATGTGCACCCTGCCTCATACAGGTACTAAGTGTTCTGCCTCTTCTTCCAATGTCATATCCATGTTCTTCACAACATTTCATAAGGtttctttgctttgtttatcttacacacaaaaaaatcattGTTGACACAGTTCTGTACACTTATTGGCAAAACATTGCACCATTTCCACTGACACACTTGACACTTCTTCTAATATCTGGTCATCactaagaaaacaaacattacctaaTTGCTTTTTCTTCCAACAACTTTCCAGACACCATGGAATGCAcaatttcattaaaaaaaaaaaaaaaaaaaaaaatgtaggcaTTAaatttgtagtggttgtagaaAAAGCACACAAGCTAATTTTTCCAAGGAAGCTACAGCACTGAAGAGGCACTGTCCCAGGAGGGTAACTTACCGTAATGGTGGGAATGAGTGGTGTGGAGACTGGGAGGGTGACCTGGGGTTGCAACCGCCTCATCTGGTCACTGGTGAGGCCTGAGAGGAGCGCCTGCATGTTGGAAGCACCAGAGTACGCTGCCACAGCCGCTGCCTGTCCATTCACCAGGGTTGCCCACTGGGAGTACAGGGAGTTGATGTTGTTTAgggagttggtgagggaggcCAGTGAGTTAGTGGTGCCCGCTGTCACCCCCACTGAGGCTGACACCGCTGCATGGTTGGTCACTGTCGTCACCACCGGTGGTGGCTGCTGCTTGCTAGACagcggggagagggaggaccCGAGGGCAGCCTGTGTTACACCACCAGGAGAGCCACCTGGGGGCCGCTGGGTCCACATGCCACCTGGTTTGGTGCCATGACTGGCTACCTTCATGGGCTCTGCCGTTTTCTGCGGCCACCAGTCTTCAAACTGTGTGTCTTTGGGGAAGTACTGCTGCACATCCTCAAGACTCACCACTGCACATGTGTCACTCGCAAAAAGCTCGTTCCTGATGCCCTGCACTTTACAGCAGAACTTGAGGTATGCCAGTTCCCAGTTGTCCACCTTCTCTGCTTTTAGCTTCAAGGTGTCCGTCTCACCCTCAAAGTAGAAGAGGggtacatatttctttccttccttcactgtgtaCGGCACAACACTTTCCCCATTGATGCGCACAAACCCGCAATGTTCACTTTGTTCATGGGATTTCTGCACCAATTTCTTAAAGCACGTGTCTAGGAACTTATAAAAGCACCGCGCGTCCTGGAGTCTCACCACAAGGTCCTTGGTGGTGAAGAGATCACGACCAAACTGGAACTCACAGTGCTTCATGTTTATCTCATTGAGGAGCTTTGCCTCGCCCTCGGTGATGAAGTAGCTCCGCACGTGGATGCAGGTGGTGATCTCGTGGGGCAGGTAACTCAGGTACTTGTTCAGAAGCTTGGTCTCCACCATCCGCACGGCACAGTACTTGTCCTCCCGCCGGAACACATAGGGGATGTGTGCGTTGTGGATGGTGGACCAGCCGAACCGTCCCCGCACGCTCTCCTCGTCTATGGtgcccttcttcttctcgtccatCTTCTTTGGAAGGATTGAGTCGTCACTGGATcgctccttgtttttttcccgGTTGAAGTAGAATGTGATCATCTGCTGTCCCCCAGCACGCTGGAGGGCCTGCAATAAAGTCTACTGTCAGTCACCAGCACTAGACCTACACTAGCAAAGGTTGTAATTACGGAAGAGTAAAAGCAAATGTTTAATTCTTTGACATGTGCATATAGTAAGATGCTTTAACTTTAATTAGAGTAATCACTCAAGCAGTTCTTAATTCAAATTCTATTGCCAGTGACATTTAACAAAATTCTGaatgaaaaggagtaaaaactaacaaaacatcTGAACACTAAATTCAAGAAATAAAAATTTATTGTTAACAAGTTATCAAAAGAACATAGTTACTAGTTAATATGGCTTGTTTAACCTTCTTGTCCCACATTATCAGCAACATTACCAATAATACATCACATTTCACAACACTTGGGGAAGTAAACTGCCCCAAATTGTAGAATTCTATTAGGGACAAAGTCCCAATGGAATACATGAAATGTTTAACAGACAGGATATTACATATCCACTAAGATACCTTGAAGGAGCAACAGGAAGTATTGCTTAATCAAAACTATTTTGTCCATCATTACTCATAGTATATACAGTGCAATGTGGAGTTCTAAAAATATGTTATGTATTAGTATTACATGATATTCAATATCAATTAAAATTCAAGTTGCAATATCCATCTTTAGAAATTTTAGAAGAGACATTTGATTCATCAGTAACATGTGACTTTCAGCTGGAACATCCAATCAAATTTATTTCTGTGAGCAAACAGACCCacatcacatcatcatcattctgaaGGTTCCATACATGCTAGCATGTGTTGGCTTGTTCACTTGTTGGCAGCTGGCCAGGCTGCAGTGTCTTGCAGCCTCCCTGTATAGACATTCACTTCCAATATGTACTTCTGTTGATGTTTCATAGAGTTATGTCCCTCAAGATAATAAACTTCTCTCTAGGTCTTGATCCAAGGGGACAATGCACTCAGTCAATGATGTCACCAATTTACTGTCAGACATGATACATCTGTCGACAATGACCATGCAAGTAAATATAGATGTTATAAGT
This Portunus trituberculatus isolate SZX2019 chromosome 13, ASM1759143v1, whole genome shotgun sequence DNA region includes the following protein-coding sequences:
- the LOC123502935 gene encoding uncharacterized protein LOC123502935 isoform X3, with the translated sequence MITFYFNREKNKERSSDDSILPKKMDEKKKGTIDEESVRGRFGWSTIHNAHIPYVFRREDKYCAVRMVETKLLNKYLSYLPHEITTCIHVRSYFITEGEAKLLNEINMKHCEFQFGRDLFTTKDLVVRLQDARCFYKFLDTCFKKLVQKSHEQSEHCGFVRINGESVVPYTVKEGKKYVPLFYFEGETDTLKLKAEKVDNWELAYLKFCCKVQGIRNELFASDTCAVVSLEDVQQYFPKDTQFEDWWPQKTAEPMKVASHGTKPGGMWTQRPPGGSPGGVTQAALGSSLSPLSSKQQPPPVVTTVTNHAAVSASVGVTAGTTNSLASLTNSLNNINSLYSQWATLVNGQAAAVAAYSGASNMQALLSGLTSDQMRRLQPQVTLPVSTPLIPTITASQSGVRPPPLVRSSTTISDVSSTSTSSSSRLSSSSIDATLRQLGYNTAQLNQSTLNSLVNVGTPTMHSYNTRQSTNAHHNSANSSSKSLSKAPPPLIPVANGLRPDNLSSHKGVGRNGLDKQRLVDTPAFRPDPTRQELPYKVRKMVMDGKGVLCINRTAYTHQSGSDFNMVALQDVIKDFFPAATLSECIEVFQNVLNVTVYKANWHQVNTLMSAWGSVVAPDLVPLIFTTDLVTYLSQIKYIFQRHNTLGQSQSKRIRTT
- the LOC123502935 gene encoding uncharacterized protein LOC123502935 isoform X2; this encodes MVEKNKQKMISQAAQIAQQTQASQQALQRAGGQQMITFYFNREKNKERSSDDSILPKKMDEKKKGTIDEESVRGRFGWSTIHNAHIPYVFRREDKYCAVRMVETKLLNKYLSYLPHEITTCIHVRSYFITEGEAKLLNEINMKHCEFQFGRDLFTTKDLVVRLQDARCFYKFLDTCFKKLVQKSHEQSEHCGFVRINGESVVPYTVKEGKKYVPLFYFEGETDTLKLKAEKVDNWELAYLKFCCKVQGIRNELFASDTCAVVSLEDVQQYFPKDTQFEDWWPQKTAEPMKVASHGTKPGGMWTQRPPGGSPGGVTQAALGSSLSPLSSKQQPPPVVTTVTNHAAVSASVGVTAGTTNSLASLTNSLNNINSLYSQWATLVNGQAAAVAAYSGASNMQALLSGLTSDQMRRLQPQVTLPVSTPLIPTITASQSGVRPPPLVRSSTTISDVSSTSTSSSSRLSSSSIDATLRQLGYNTAQLNQSTLNSLVNVGTPTMHSYNTRQSTNAHHNSANSSSKSLSKAPPPLIPVANGLRPDNLSSHKGVGRNGLDKQRLVDTPAFRPDPTRQELPYKVRKMVMDGKGVLCINRTAYTHQSGSDFNMVALQDVIKDFFPAATLSECIEVFQNVLNVTVYKANWHQVNTLMSAWGSVVAPDLVPLIFTTDLVTYLSQIKYIFQRHNTLGQSQSKRIRTT
- the LOC123502935 gene encoding uncharacterized protein LOC123502935 isoform X1; the protein is MRLVREDSGGKMADQIVTAPRIKQERLDDREINQLALEMVEKNKQKMISQAAQIAQQTQASQQALQRAGGQQMITFYFNREKNKERSSDDSILPKKMDEKKKGTIDEESVRGRFGWSTIHNAHIPYVFRREDKYCAVRMVETKLLNKYLSYLPHEITTCIHVRSYFITEGEAKLLNEINMKHCEFQFGRDLFTTKDLVVRLQDARCFYKFLDTCFKKLVQKSHEQSEHCGFVRINGESVVPYTVKEGKKYVPLFYFEGETDTLKLKAEKVDNWELAYLKFCCKVQGIRNELFASDTCAVVSLEDVQQYFPKDTQFEDWWPQKTAEPMKVASHGTKPGGMWTQRPPGGSPGGVTQAALGSSLSPLSSKQQPPPVVTTVTNHAAVSASVGVTAGTTNSLASLTNSLNNINSLYSQWATLVNGQAAAVAAYSGASNMQALLSGLTSDQMRRLQPQVTLPVSTPLIPTITASQSGVRPPPLVRSSTTISDVSSTSTSSSSRLSSSSIDATLRQLGYNTAQLNQSTLNSLVNVGTPTMHSYNTRQSTNAHHNSANSSSKSLSKAPPPLIPVANGLRPDNLSSHKGVGRNGLDKQRLVDTPAFRPDPTRQELPYKVRKMVMDGKGVLCINRTAYTHQSGSDFNMVALQDVIKDFFPAATLSECIEVFQNVLNVTVYKANWHQVNTLMSAWGSVVAPDLVPLIFTTDLVTYLSQIKYIFQRHNTLGQSQSKRIRTT